TTTTAACACAGCCACCCTGTAGTTACTGTCGACGCAACGCATCTTTGTGGGGCGTACAAGGATAAGGCGATTGTAGCGGTCGTAAAGACTGCCAACGACAGAGTCGTTCCAGTCGCATATGCGATCATAGACAAAGAGTCGAACCACAGTTGGTATTGGTTCTTAAAGTACCTGAAACTTTACGTTCTACGAGATACGTTCACCTGCATCATTTCCGATCGTAATTCGGGCATCTTGTCTGCTATTGCGAAGCTCGATACCAAATTTCCAAACTGGGAAGTTCACAGGTGATCGCTTACGACACTTTAATTGTAATTTCAAGTTAAAATTAATCCTTGAATTAATTATTGCTTCCGAACAGGTACTGTATGGAGCACATTCGTGCTAATATGCTGTCAAATTTATATGCCTTATCTTGGACAGTTGGTATCGAGTTGGATGAGCCTAAGTATACGCAGGCATGGGCAGATCTCATAAAATCGAGTCAGCCTGCAGCGACGTATCTGCAACGTATTCCTCTAGCGAAGTGGACATTGATCCTAGACGGATTCCACCGATGGGGAACAACCACCTCGAACGACGTGGAGAGTTACAATAACGTTCTCAGAGGCGACTGATTCTTGCCGATCAGGGCGTTCGTTCACGCCACGCACCCGAAGGTCATGGCGATATTTACGGACGAACGGTCGAAGATAAATACGTACAGATTTGAGCTTGCACCAAAACCGATGGCAACGTTCGAGGATAACAAACTGAATTCAAGACTGTACGATGTCTCGTTATATCCAAATGCTCTAGGTCGTACGTTCAGCGTCAGATCTCCGCCATTGCGTTTCGGAGTTGCAGGCAACGAACATAAGGTTCAATTCGATATGGGTTCATGCTCATGCTTATGTTGAAATACCTACAGGATACCTTGTTCTCATGCAATGGCAGTCGCGAAGGAACTCGACGTCCGTCGTCTCGACCTAGTCCATAGTTGCTACACGAGGACTGGTTGGAGACAACAGTTTAGTGGTGTTTTCGGCCCTATTCCAAATCCTTGGCCCGAATAAGATTTTTTGCTCATACCAGACGACACTCGCATGGTTCATCATACCGGTCGTGGCTGCAGAAGAGTAAACAGACGACAACGTGGCGCGAGGGACTACCTAAACATGACCGGTCGAAGACCCTGAGGGTGTAGTAATTGCAACGGTAGAGACCACGACAGGAGGAAATGCACGTTCACTTATACACCGGCGGATAGACTGCCGTTGAACATGTTGTACGACCCGTACGGACTTCACGGAAACGCGCCTCTCGGTGATGAACACTACGATGATGATAGCGAAGATATTGACTACAATGTGGACGACGATGACGATGACGACGATGACGATGAGGACGACgaggacgatgatgatgatgtggaAGATGACGATTAGGACTATGATACAtagaataattaattttatttttagtgAGAAATAATGTTGGTGGATGTAATGTGTACATTATAAATGAAACAATACATTTACACTACTACAATACTATCTCATAAGGCGCCCTAGTACAACCAACTACTCCTTTTTTACTTTTGACCGCGTCCGATACGATCTGATCGCCGTAACTCTACGTCCTCCGCAGTTGGTTCGCCACTGTGAGTACCAGTATCTAGTAATTACGATAAAATCAAACAATTAGAATTGTTAAGATGTATACATTAGTAAGAATACGTCAAAAGTAAAAAACGTGACGAGAATACACTAACCATGGAATGTTTCACCTCCGTGCTGTCCTGCATACCCGGAAAAACCAACTGGCCTGTTGGTGGATGTGTCCGAAAGGCCCTGAGAGCTCGACCCGATGCCTAAACTTATATATACATCTGTACCAATAGGTTTGGTCATATGCTGCGTCGGCGGATTCATACTGAAGAGGCCCTCGAAGAATTCTCTACCAGCAGGTTCTGTAGGAGCGAGAGGATCTGCAGTCATGAAGGATACTGGGAGTTGCTGATATGGAGATGTGGTGTCCGCTAAGTCCTCGGTCGTGAAATTCGTGTTGGTGAGTAAACCCGTAAAGCCAAAACCGGATGCCTGCTGTACATCGTCGACGTTAAGTGGCGTTGACTCTGGCACTTACTGATGACCACCTCCACGGTGAGATGATGTGGAACGCTTGGATGATCCACTATGGCGAGAAGATCCAGCGGGTCGAGATGGACCATGCCTAAAGTTCGATACGGAATGACGTCCGGCTATTGTCGGAGGAGGAGGTACATCGGGCAGAGGTACATCGGGTGCTTGTTGTCTGCGTCGTCTCCCGCTACCCATTACACGTCTCCCAATCCTCTGCAGCAGTGACCTCCGCGGGGTGCAGAATAACCCTGGCTGGGATCGACGTGCACGACGTCCTCGTTAGCGACAGCTGTCTTCGCCAATAGAGGCACACCGGTCACCTCCATCAAATGACAGATCGACGACGACAACTCCCCTAAACCCCGACGACAGTCCTGATGATATTCGTTGTCCGTGTATGCCTCATCAAAACTGTTCGCCCGATACACAATTCCGCTCAACCCGTGGCTCTACAAATAAACACCACAGCACACAAACAGTGAATTAATAAATAACACATCACATCAcgaaaacaataataattattacgcACCAGGGCATTCACCGAATTCGTGTGGCCATGATAACCAGCTGTGGATGCCTCACGACCGAGCTCCTGAACGAAGCGGACTGTCCTGTCAAGGTACCACTGTCCATATTACTCCACAACGGTAGGGGTAAATGTTTGCTGCCCACAACGACATGTTCCGCCCGATGGTGCCAATGCTCGACGTGCCAATTATGAACACGTTCCCAGTCCACAACGTGGGACGCCCTCTTCATTCGGTGAAATCTGTCAGTCCCCGCCTGATCTAGAGGTGCATCCGGCACATGTTGCATGCGCCCAAACTGCCGCATGACTCTATCGGAATAGTGACCCTCCACAACGTAGAAATAGTGGAGGTATGTCCTCGACATCCACACGTGCTTGCCCTGACGACATCCATCCAGTAGACCTAACAGCTGCTCGGCGTAGGGTGTCCACAGGAACTGAAACGAAATGACGaaaataattgttaaaaataaatttatattttaaaaaataatattCCAAAAAATTTTATATTACCTGCGACGAAGTCAGCATCTACAACTGACCTCTGTACGCCACCAGGGAATGGCTTGTAATGGTCGTCCTGCACAGAGGTCTTGCCCACCTGCATCAATAAGAAGTTAAGTAGTTTGCCTAAAAAACGTATGGTCGCAGAAACAAAAAATTCATGACTTTGGTTATAAATTTATATGTACGCCAACTTACTTTGCAGCAAGCGGGAAGTTATCCGGCGGCTCAGGTCCTCGATGAAACTTTGGCCTCACCTTAGAAATCCTCGTCCATGCCCATGACTGGACGAGTAGCCCGACATTAGAATGGTGCTCTCCGGAGCGGGCCGAATCGCACAATGCGCTATACGTGTAGGAGAGCACGGCGCGGCCCCAGCTATAACAACCGCATGCATGTAGGTCTTCTAGGAGGCGCAATACGAATAGATCTATCTTGTTATTGCTATGATCGGGGAAGAAGCAACCAGCAAGCAAGAACGCGATGTGGCAATGCGCCCTTTGCAGCCTCCACCTGTGTGATATGTTCTTGATCGCGATGTTGCACCAGGTGGTCCCTGATGCTGGACAGTTTGATGCCGGTCTTCGAAGTCTTTGCCGACACAAAGCCCAACAGTGCCCACAGATATCCGTCGATGTTGACGGGATACGCATCGGTACCAATAACGGGCGCACCGTCGATCTGCAGTCCTAGCAAAACCTCGACGTCCTGCAGGGTGATGGTGGCATCGCCTACTGATAGATGGAAGGTATGGGTCTCGGGCCTCCATCGTTCTGCGAGTGCAGTCAGAAGATGATGGTCGTACTCCATGTACCTTATCTTCGAGACCAAACCGAAACCATCATATCTATATAGTCCATGACCTCTACTCGGCGATAGGCGTTATCTCGCATACACTCCTAGAAGAAAGATTCTGCTCTCCTCACAACCATTTGCATGTCGTGCTCCTCCTGGGACGAATAAATGTCAATTGATTTGTGTTGCGGCTGAAACCACAGTAGATCGGTCACGGTAGGTCCTTGCGCAATCCAAGAATATCTCGCCGCCATAATCtgttaaaaaattaaaattaaaattaaatgagTCCTCTAAAATGAATCCACTATCCCAAATTTTTTTTGATTATGATCTAAGGAGATTTATGAAGAATTAATTATAAATTGATTGATCAGTTAGATTTACGAATGATTTTCAGTTACAAAACTAATTTAGACCTTAAAATCGACATGGGCAAGCCAatactccatttttatatatacCATGTACTCTATTTttattattgataaaaaaaaattaaatagtaATCTAGccaatagaaaaataaaaatataacaaaaggaaaacttaaaatgtaataaaatgaaatgatttttcatataGTTTATTTTTGTTAGAGGAACACTTtactttactttttttttttttttttaagttaatttttttaCAGAAATGCTCATCAAATCACTTTTTTCAAATTTATTATAGAAAATTTAGTAGTACAGTTAGTTAATTTATTAATTACTATTTAGCATAAAAAAAAATTTAGGTGTACATTAAACATAAATGAAAAATCACTCGGGAGTGCAATTTGAAATTAAACAAGATCGCTATTTCGGTACATTCGTTAGTCGTAATTAGTAAAGTTAAACTGATGACTCACTGATTATAATTTTTTTTCAATTTAATGCAAATGGGTGATTAATTAAACTTAACTATTACgtaataaattttataattttCTCCTTTAAGGTTCATATATCCCATTTTATATGATTATTTTGTTTAAATACGCTAAAttgtaaacaaatttttttttaaaaaaaaagaaaaatacctTAATCGTAAGAATATACGTCCGTAGAATAAATTCGCCAAAAAACTCGTGCGGATTTAGCTTCTTTCTGACTTGAAATTAGTGAGAttgagagagttttagagagaTGGAAGAAGAAGGTTTTAGTGAGACGGATGAGGAAAGACAGTAAAGCAAGAGACAGATGAGGAAGACAGTATAGTGGGAGTGCATGAATTATTTAAACCGGTCTTCTAAATTTTTTCGTCCAAGACACGTGTCAGTCATGCATTGGACAATTTGGAGGCCATGACACGTGTCAACCATGAATTGGATTATTTGGACGGCTGCCTTTGACCGGATTTCGAAATACCGGTTCAAGTGATTCTCGTCCATGACACGTGTCAGTCATGCATTGGACAACTAGGACGACGTTGACACGTGTCAACCATGCATAGGAAGTTGGCTGCCTTTGACCGGATTTGGAAATCCCGGTTGTGTCCTTTGACCGGATTTGAAAGACCCGATTTTAATCCTTTGACCGGATTTGAAAATTCCGATTTTAGTGAGTTGGCTTGGACCGGATTTGAAAGTCCCGGCTTTATTGTAAACCGTATTCCTCAATGCCGGTTTTACATGTAAAATTAATCAAAATTAATCACGCAATTAACTTGATAAAACCGGAAGACCAGAATCCGATCATACTACCTCTGTTCATTTCAGACATAATCTCTATTATAATATCCATATTTTTTAACACAAAATACATTTATAATTTTCTCACCAGAAGTGACCAGTAGTACACAACACTTCTACAATATTGGAAGTGTGAAGTCCTTTTTCGGCTGCTGTAATGTAATGTTAAAAGGTAAAAAGTGGAACTTTGAAGTGAAGTGTGCAAGTGGATGTCCCATTAACAAAAGTAAACTTtctaataaaaaaaaaacagacaACAACCTCATCTCAACTACATCACTCTTGTCTTGTCTCTCTAGAGAGAGAAGACTTGTGTagcttctagagagagagagaccaCAATCTTATTTCTAAATATCTTTGATAACCCACCGCAACATAACATTAGTCGGCAAAATTTTTGATATAAAAGCTCTCACCTTATTAATTCTCCATCTCTATCTTTACAACAACAAACACATATATAAAAGGGAGACTTTTTGATGTTTTAGTTTGTTCAGCTGTCGGTTTCTGTAAATTCCATCACAAGAAGTCATATTTTCAGCTGTTTATTCATCTTCAGTTCAAAAGTAAGTGCTTCCCCACTATTGACCTTTTAACATCATATTCATTCTTTATTGGCCGTATTTTTTGTCATTTTTGTTGGATATTTTCTTGTCAAAGCTGTTTAGGATGCATTTCTAATCTTTGTCCAATCATAAGATTCCATTCTGGATCTGGGTTTGTCTTCCAATGATGATATCTTGTTGATTCTGTAATTTGGCAGCTTATTTCATGTAGTTGTCCAACCATCTGGAAATCACTTTGATTCTATAATTGGCAGCATCTTAAGCTACtactatttaagtttttttttttttttttttttttaattcaattgATATTTTGATTCAGCCGTAGTCATTGCATTTCTTGTAAATGCCAAATTCTACATTCATTTCTGCTATCTCCTCTTCTTAATTATCCAGATAGTATATGATGTCTGCCATTATTATGTTTGTAAAGTGTATAAAGCTATTAAATTTCACACTCAAGCTGGGATTTGTgcgatattttttttattgtgcCATTTGTCAATGATTAATGGTATTTGGTTTCAGATAGACAGAGATGGGAATATATCTTAGTGCTCCCAAAACTGAGAAATTTTCCGAAGATGGTGGGAATGATCGGGTTAGATACGGGCTATCGTCCATGCAAGGGTGGAGGGCAACTATGGAAGATGCTGTGAGTTATCAGCATAACCTTTTTGTATCTTTTAAATGTTCTAAACTTCTAGAGCTGAACGCTACAAGCTTCATCCAAATGCTCACTTCTTTTAATATTTAAGTGTACTTAGTTTTATTCACTATTTTCTTGGTAGCATGCTGCATATCCTGATCTGGATCCTTCCACTTCATTCTTTGGTGTTTATGATGGACATGGAGGTAAGTAAGACTACGAAATAGAAATTGTTTGACTTCCAATATTttccattcattttttttttttctcgCTTTCCCTCCATTGTTTGTGTTGAACTTCCCAGTATCCTTGATTTTCTTAATGCTTTGCAACATACACTTTTTAAGATTGTGCTTAAGTTTACCGAATTTTGATTTGTAAAAAGTATCATAGCTACTGTCACTCATCAATATTCACTAACTTACAGGTAAGGTGGTTGCCAAGTTCTGCGCTAAGTATCTTCACCAACAAGTTCTCAAAAGTGACACTTATAGAGCTGGCGATATAGGAAGTTCTATGCAGAAAGCATTTTTCAGGTCTGTTGATTTTCTAAACATGAAGTTCAAGTTTAGTTCTTTTCTGCTCTTATAATATGTGTGATGATTTTGCCACATTGCTTTCAACAATAATTATGCTCGGAGAAAGGCTTAAGCATGTTGAGTTGTCGAGTATAATGCTCTAATTCTCCATATAAGAAACTTTAAGATTCTCAGTTAAGCTAAGCCTATAGTTAATATTCTTAATTCACCCAATGGTTTATGAAAACTCGCACTTCCTTGTTTGAGTAGAATGGATGAGATGATGCGTGGGCAAAGAGGATGGAGGGAATTAGCAGTGTTGGGAGATAAAATAAACAAATTTACGGGCATGATTGAAGGGTTTATATGGTCTCCTAAGAGTGGTAGTGATAGCAATGACCATGCTGATGATTGGCCTTTTGAGGAGGTACTTTCTTAAAATAAACTACTTTCATCCGGGTTCTTGATCAAATAAAAATGATTTATCCATAAGTTTTAGATCTATCATCTTAGTATATGGACTCAACCATTCTGCTTTTCCATTAATCAGGGACCGCACTCTGATTTTTCGGGACCAACTTCTGGTAGCACGGCCTGTGTTGCTGTTATTAGAAATAATCATCTTTTTGTGGCAAATGCTGGTGATTCTCGTTGTGTGATTTCAAGAAAGGGTCAGGTAAAATCATCAACCGTATCTTTCAGAATAATCAAAAGTATTCTTCCATGTTTTGAACTTAATTTGTCTGGTTCTGAATTCGGGTTTTGTTCATTCAGGCATACAATCTGTCTAGAGATCACAAACCTGAACTAGAGGCTGAAAAAGAAAGGATTTTAAAAGCTGGTGGGTTTATTCACGCGGGACGAGTCAATGGTAGTTTGAATCTTGCCAGAGCAATAGGTAATTCAAGTTTTGGTATACTATATATTTATCATTCTTATATTTCATTTTTCAAATGAATACGCTTCTTCCATATCAGGTGACATGGAATTTAAGCAGAATAAATATTTGTCTCCTGATAAACAAATTCTGACAGCTAACCCAGATATAAACACGGTATGTTATTTCTTGTGCTTGTGCAAGTGTATAGTTTGGATTTCAATAGTTTGATGATTCTTTCTTCTTTTAACATGTTAGGTAGAGCtttgtgatgatgatgattttatggTGCTAGCATGTGACGGAATTTGGTATGCATCTGACGTATAATGCAGTAGTGTCTAGTATTTGATAATACCGGTGCCGCTTGTAAATGGTAAATACTTATTTATGAAACTTGTCTCCTTTTATAATCAGGGATTGCTTGTCAAGCCAGCATTTGGTAGACTATATCCATGAACAACTAGCTACGGTAAGAGGCGTTTGTCAATCTAGTAATTTGCCAATCTGGTTGACGATATAACATATTGAACAATTTGTAATGACTCAGGAAAGCAAGCTTTCAGTGGTGTGTGAGAGAGTGCTTGACAAGTGTCTGGCACCTTCCACAGCAAGTGGAGAGGGATGTGATAACATGACTATGATTCTCGTACAGTTCAACAAACCCATTTCTTCTTCTGCTGGTGATAACTTCTTGGAATCTCAATCAGCCGAGCACTCTGTATCAAAACAAGAGGAAGAAAGTGAATCCACGTAAAGAAAGAATGGTTGAGAAATTCCCCATTTTGTTCAATATTTGTCTTTCTTGTTTCTATATCTATGTAGATGGATGATTTTAGCATGCAAAGGGGAAAAATGTTTAGAAAGATGCTTATGTTTGTTGATTGTTGTTTACTGTGTTGACATTGACAATAACACAACTCAATAACATTGTACAGATTTAACTCCACTGCAAGTAAGATATTAGAAACTCGGCTTCAGAAATGGATTCGACAAGTCTTAGTGTTTTTCTATCTTACATAATGAAACATGAGATTAATATTTCGATGGATTGGGGAAATATAAAAAACTGAAAAAAGTCAACTTTCTAATTTCCACTTCCGACTAAAATGAATTTTAATCTGGAAAACATAAAACCGAGTGCTTCCTAGCAAAGGACAGCATACTTTAGCAAAGGACAACATACTTTTGGTTTCACTTAAGAACGTAGCCTACCACCACCAACATCACTGCCTGCACTTTTTGCGCTTCTCGCAGTATGCACTGCAAGAAGCGCATTTGAACTGTTTTAACACCTCGGCCATTTGCACAGTGATATTCACACACTTCCCGTGGAACCATCTTTCACAAAGATCACAGCAAATCCAAAACTCATCACGTCTATAATTGTCTCCACAAGAAGAGCAATATGTGTCCCCATGGGACGCCTCGtcttcgtcatcatcatcgtcCTTTTCCTCCATTTCACGCTGTGAATGCGTGCTGCTGCAAAAAGCGCATTTGAACTGTTTTTGACCATTTGCACAGTGATATTCACACACTTCCCATGAAACCATCTTTCACAAAGATCACAACAAATCCAAAACTCATCAAGCCTATAATTGTCTCCACAAGAAGAGCAATATGTGTCCCCATGGGACGCCTCAtcttcgtcatcatcatcgtcCTTTTCCTCCATCATTTCATGCTGAGAATCAGAGTCTCCCTGCAATTTCCCAAACAAAAAGTTTTGATATGAATGGTGACCACGTTTCATTTCTTTCTTTTTTTGACGTTTCATTTCAAATATATGTTTCTAAAGCATCAAATATATTCCAAGGGTTCACGGTCCACATTCTCCATTTCTGTTTGAAAAATGACTTATGTATGCAGAAGCCAGTCAAAAGTATAGATACCTTTAATAAATTGTTGCTGCAGTGGCTTGAAATCGATGGTTTCTCCTTTGTTTGTGACCGTGACACAACGTCAACTATTATTGgaagattattaatcttatagaaAAGATATTTCCTGTATCATAAAAGCACAAACCGTTAATGTTCCAATACAATTAAAACTTGCAAGCAGAAATATCCATGCAGAAATGAGGCAAAGCTAAAAGCAAACCTGTCCGCCTCGCTGAACCTAGCTCTAGCACCATAAAAGGAGGCAAGAGCAATCAACCATGCATCACTGTGCATAGCGACAAATATTAACCATTCATTTTCTTCTCTAGAATGATTGATACCAACCACAGGCTGTGGAAGTTTAGCTGGTATCTCCTCTTTAGGCAAACACACTTCCCATTGTTCATTAGGGAGCCCATAGAGGCAAAGATCTCCCTTTGCAGCAAATCACAAAGAAAAAGAAATCAAAATTCGAACAAAACATAAGAATGATATACGTTTCTAGAATTTTGTATCGGTATTATCAAAACATCTAAAGCATTTAGACGTCCATATTCAGTTGACAAAGGAAAACTATTTTAGTTCACATGTAATGGGAAATTATAATGTAAAGAAAATCACACAATCGATCAATGCTGCTCTAGCCAAACTGAAAAGTTTAGCAGAATGCTTTGAAAATTTTGATTTTTACTACTAATAACCACAATTAAAGCTAGCTCCAGAATAATAAAACATAAATAATC
Above is a genomic segment from Rutidosis leptorrhynchoides isolate AG116_Rl617_1_P2 unplaced genomic scaffold, CSIRO_AGI_Rlap_v1 contig438, whole genome shotgun sequence containing:
- the LOC139883706 gene encoding probable protein phosphatase 2C 60 translates to MGIYLSAPKTEKFSEDGGNDRVRYGLSSMQGWRATMEDAHAAYPDLDPSTSFFGVYDGHGGKVVAKFCAKYLHQQVLKSDTYRAGDIGSSMQKAFFRMDEMMRGQRGWRELAVLGDKINKFTGMIEGFIWSPKSGSDSNDHADDWPFEEGPHSDFSGPTSGSTACVAVIRNNHLFVANAGDSRCVISRKGQAYNLSRDHKPELEAEKERILKAGGFIHAGRVNGSLNLARAIGDMEFKQNKYLSPDKQILTANPDINTVELCDDDDFMVLACDGIWDCLSSQHLVDYIHEQLATESKLSVVCERVLDKCLAPSTASGEGCDNMTMILVQFNKPISSSAGDNFLESQSAEHSVSKQEEESESTWMILACKGEKCLERCLCLLIVVYCVDIDNNTTQ
- the LOC139883705 gene encoding protein MAIN-LIKE 2-like, translated to MEYDHHLLTALAERWRPETHTFHLSVGDATITLQDVEVLLGLQIDGAPVIGTDAYPVNIDGYLWALLGFVSAKTSKTGIKLSSIRDHLVQHRDQEHITQVEAAKGALPHRVLACCWGRAVLSYTYSALCDSARSGEHHSNVGLLVQSWAWTRISKVRPKFHRGPEPPDNFPLAAKWARPLCRTTITSHSLVAYRVPVDTLRRAAVRSTGWMSSGQARVDVEDIPPLFLRCGGSLFR
- the LOC139883707 gene encoding PHD finger protein ALFIN-LIKE 4-like — translated: MAGVGKYNPPTVEGVYSNFFARRAGIIKALRIDFQQFYDLCDPDLCLYGLPNEQWEVCLPKEEIPAKLPQPVVGINHSREENEWLIFVAMHSDAWLIALASFYGARARFSEADRKYLFYKINNLPIIVDVVSRSQTKEKPSISSHCSNNLLKGDSDSQHEMMEEKDDDDDEDEASHGDTYCSSCGDNYRLDEFWICCDLCERWFHGKCVNITVQMVKNSSNALFAAARIHSVKWRKRTMMMTKTRRPMGTHIALLVETIIDVMSFGFAVIFVKDGSTGSV